In Streptomyces sp. NBC_00091, the following proteins share a genomic window:
- a CDS encoding MIP/aquaporin family protein — MSSSDIFIGETIGTALLTLLGGGVCAALTLKSSKARNAGWLAITFGWGFAVLIAAYVSAPLSGAHLNPAVTVGIAVKTGEWGDVPVYFAGQLLGAMLGAVLMWITYYGQFRVHLADPENIRDAKLGPEDPHPHDQAGPVLGIFSTGPEIRNVVQNLATEIIGTFVLVLAILTQGLQDGGKGLGVIGVLITSFVVVGIGLSLGGPTGYAINPVRDLGPRIVHALLPLPNKGGSDWGYSWIPVVGPLVGAAIAGGLYNIAFA, encoded by the coding sequence GTGTCCAGCTCCGACATCTTCATCGGCGAGACCATCGGTACCGCCCTGCTCACCCTGCTCGGCGGCGGCGTCTGTGCCGCCCTGACGCTCAAGAGCTCCAAGGCCCGCAACGCGGGCTGGCTCGCGATCACCTTCGGCTGGGGTTTCGCCGTACTGATCGCCGCGTACGTCTCCGCTCCGCTCTCCGGCGCGCACCTCAACCCGGCGGTCACCGTCGGCATCGCCGTCAAGACCGGCGAGTGGGGTGACGTCCCCGTCTACTTCGCGGGCCAGCTCCTCGGCGCGATGCTCGGCGCGGTCCTGATGTGGATCACGTACTACGGCCAGTTCCGTGTGCACCTGGCGGACCCGGAGAACATCCGTGACGCCAAGCTCGGCCCGGAGGACCCGCACCCGCACGACCAGGCCGGCCCGGTGCTCGGGATCTTCTCCACCGGCCCGGAGATCCGCAACGTCGTCCAGAACCTGGCCACCGAGATCATCGGTACGTTCGTCCTGGTCCTGGCGATCCTCACCCAGGGCCTCCAGGACGGCGGCAAGGGCCTCGGCGTCATCGGCGTCCTGATCACCTCCTTCGTCGTCGTCGGCATCGGCCTCTCGCTCGGCGGCCCGACCGGCTACGCCATCAACCCGGTGCGCGACCTCGGTCCGCGCATCGTTCACGCCCTCCTGCCGCTGCCCAACAAGGGCGGTTCGGACTGGGGCTACTCCTGGATCCCGGTCGTCGGCCCGCTCGTCGGTGCCGCCATCGCCGGTGGTCTGTACAACATCGCGTTCGCCTGA
- a CDS encoding IclR family transcriptional regulator has translation MARNIQSLERAAAMLRLLAGGERRLGLSDVASSLGLAKGTAHGILRTLQAEGFVEQDPASGRYQLGAELLRLGNSYLDVHELRARALVWTDDLARASGESVYVGVLHQSGVLIMHHVFRPDDSRQVLEVGAMQPLHSTALGKVLSAYDPVAHTEAVDGEREAFTPRTVTEAAGFEEVLDLTRARGWAADVEETWEGIASVAAPIHDRRRMPVGAVAVAGAVERVCGESGEPRAALVASVRDCARSVSRDLGAGRF, from the coding sequence ATGGCACGGAACATCCAGTCGCTCGAACGAGCCGCTGCGATGCTGCGGCTCCTGGCCGGCGGGGAACGCCGGCTGGGTCTCTCGGACGTGGCGTCCTCCCTCGGCCTGGCCAAGGGCACGGCGCACGGGATCCTGCGCACGCTGCAGGCCGAGGGCTTCGTGGAGCAGGACCCGGCCTCCGGGCGCTATCAGCTGGGCGCGGAGCTGCTGCGCCTGGGCAACAGCTATCTGGACGTGCACGAGCTGCGCGCACGCGCGCTGGTGTGGACGGACGACCTGGCCCGGGCGAGCGGCGAGAGCGTGTACGTGGGAGTGCTCCACCAGAGCGGGGTGCTGATCATGCACCACGTGTTCCGGCCGGACGACAGCCGTCAAGTGCTGGAGGTGGGGGCGATGCAGCCGCTGCACTCCACGGCCCTGGGCAAGGTGCTGTCGGCCTACGACCCGGTGGCGCACACGGAGGCCGTGGACGGGGAGCGTGAGGCCTTCACGCCGCGCACGGTCACCGAGGCGGCGGGCTTCGAGGAGGTCCTGGACCTGACCCGGGCGCGCGGCTGGGCGGCGGACGTCGAGGAGACCTGGGAGGGCATCGCCTCGGTGGCGGCGCCGATCCACGACCGGCGGCGGATGCCGGTCGGCGCGGTGGCGGTCGCGGGGGCCGTGGAGCGGGTCTGCGGGGAGTCCGGGGAGCCGCGTGCGGCGCTGGTGGCCTCCGTACGGGACTGCGCCCGGTCGGTTTCGCGCGATCTCGGAGCGGGCCGGTTCTGA
- the metH gene encoding methionine synthase has protein sequence MASLPNPPADTQTRADALREALATRVVVADGAMGTMLQAQDPTLDDFQQLEGCNEVLNVTRPDIVRSVHEEYFSVGVDCVETNTFGANYAALAEYDIAERNFELSESGARIAREVADEFTASTGQQRWVLGSMGPGTKLPTLGHITYAQIRDAYQINAEGLISGGADALLVETTQDLLQTKSSIIGARRAMEALGVTVPLICSVTVETTGTMLLGSEIGAALTALEPLGIDMIGLNCATGPAEMSEHLRYLARNARIPLSCMPNAGLPVLTKQGAHYPLSAAELADAQETFVREYGLSLVGGCCGTTPEHLRQVVERVRGTAVTERSPQPEPGAASLYQTVPFRQDTAYMAIGERTNANGSKKFREAMLEARWDDCVEMARDQIREGAHMLDLCVDYVGRDGVADMKELAGRFATASTLPIVLDSTEVPVIQAGLEKLGGRAVINSVNYEDGDGPESRFAKVTRLAQEHGAALIALTIDEEGQARTVEHKVAIAERLIEDLTSNWGIRESDILIDTLTFTICTGQEESRKDGIATIESIRELKRRHPDVQTTLGLSNISFGLNPAARVLLNSVFLDECVKAGLDSAIVHASKILPIARFDDEQVNTALDLIYDRRAEGYDPLQKLMALFEGVNTKSLKAGRAEELAALPLDERLQRRIIDGEKNGLEADLDEALQTRPALDIVNDTLLEGMKVVGELFGSGQMQLPFVLQSAEVMKTAVAHLEPHMEKTDDEGKGTIVLATVRGDVHDIGKNLVDIILTNNGYNVVNIGIKQPVSAILEAAQEHKADVIGMSGLLVKSTVIMKENLQELNQRKLAADYPVILGGAALTRAYVEQDLHEIYEGEVRYARDAFEGLRLMDALIAVKRGVPGATLPELKQRRVAKRATTAVEVEEAEEPGGRSDVAVDNPVPTPPFWGTRVVKGIPLKDYASWLDEGALFKGQWGLKQARAGGATYEELVESEGRPRLRGLLEKLHTENLLEAAVVYGYFPCVSKGEDLIILDEEGNERTRFTFPRQRRGRRLCLADFFRPEESGETDVIGLQVVTVGSKIGEATAKLFESDSYRDYLELHGLSVQLAEAMAEYWHARVRAELGFGGEDPDKVEDMFDLKYRGARFSLGYGACPDLEDRAKIADLLQPERIGVHLSEEFQLHPEQSTDALVIHHPEAKYFNAR, from the coding sequence ATGGCCTCGTTGCCGAACCCGCCCGCAGACACCCAGACCCGGGCCGATGCCCTCCGAGAGGCGCTCGCCACCCGCGTGGTCGTCGCCGACGGAGCCATGGGAACCATGCTCCAGGCGCAGGACCCCACCCTGGATGACTTCCAGCAGCTCGAAGGCTGCAACGAGGTCCTGAACGTCACCCGCCCCGACATCGTCCGCTCGGTCCACGAGGAGTACTTCTCGGTGGGCGTGGACTGCGTCGAGACCAACACCTTCGGCGCGAACTACGCCGCCCTGGCCGAGTACGACATCGCCGAGCGCAACTTCGAGCTGTCCGAGTCCGGCGCCCGCATCGCCCGTGAGGTCGCCGACGAGTTCACCGCCTCCACCGGACAGCAGCGCTGGGTCCTGGGCTCCATGGGCCCCGGCACCAAGCTGCCCACCCTCGGCCACATCACCTACGCCCAGATCCGTGACGCCTACCAGATCAACGCCGAGGGCCTGATCTCCGGCGGCGCCGACGCGCTGCTCGTCGAGACCACCCAGGACCTCCTCCAGACGAAGTCCTCCATCATCGGCGCCCGCCGCGCCATGGAGGCCCTCGGTGTCACCGTCCCGCTGATCTGCTCCGTCACCGTCGAGACCACCGGCACGATGCTGCTGGGTTCCGAGATCGGTGCGGCGCTCACGGCGCTGGAGCCGCTGGGGATCGACATGATCGGCCTGAACTGCGCCACCGGCCCCGCCGAGATGAGCGAGCACCTGCGCTACCTCGCGCGCAACGCCCGCATCCCGCTCTCCTGCATGCCCAACGCCGGCCTGCCCGTCCTGACCAAGCAGGGCGCGCACTACCCGCTGTCGGCCGCCGAGCTGGCGGACGCGCAGGAGACCTTCGTCCGTGAGTACGGGCTCTCCCTGGTCGGTGGCTGCTGCGGCACCACCCCCGAGCACCTGCGCCAGGTCGTGGAGCGGGTCCGGGGCACGGCCGTCACCGAGCGCAGCCCGCAGCCCGAGCCGGGCGCGGCCTCCCTCTACCAGACGGTGCCGTTCCGGCAGGACACCGCGTACATGGCGATCGGTGAGCGGACGAACGCGAACGGGTCGAAGAAGTTCCGCGAGGCCATGCTGGAGGCCCGCTGGGACGACTGCGTGGAGATGGCGCGCGACCAGATCCGCGAGGGCGCGCACATGCTCGACCTGTGCGTGGACTACGTGGGCCGCGACGGCGTCGCGGACATGAAGGAGCTGGCCGGCCGTTTCGCCACCGCCTCCACCCTGCCGATCGTGCTGGACTCGACCGAGGTTCCCGTCATCCAGGCCGGCCTGGAGAAGCTCGGCGGGCGCGCGGTCATCAACTCGGTCAACTACGAGGACGGCGACGGCCCGGAGTCCCGTTTCGCGAAGGTCACCCGGCTGGCTCAGGAGCACGGTGCGGCGCTGATCGCGCTGACCATCGACGAGGAGGGCCAGGCCCGCACGGTCGAGCACAAGGTCGCGATCGCCGAGCGGCTGATCGAGGACTTGACGTCGAACTGGGGGATCCGTGAGTCGGACATCCTCATCGACACCCTGACCTTCACGATCTGCACCGGCCAGGAAGAATCCCGCAAGGACGGCATCGCGACGATCGAGTCGATCCGCGAGCTCAAGCGGCGCCACCCGGACGTGCAGACGACGCTGGGTCTGTCGAACATCTCCTTCGGTCTGAATCCGGCGGCCCGTGTGCTGCTGAACTCGGTGTTCCTGGACGAGTGCGTGAAGGCCGGTCTGGACTCGGCGATCGTGCACGCGTCGAAGATCCTGCCGATCGCCCGGTTCGACGATGAGCAGGTCAACACGGCCCTGGACCTGATCTACGACCGCCGTGCCGAGGGCTACGACCCGCTGCAGAAGCTGATGGCGCTCTTCGAGGGCGTCAACACCAAGTCCCTGAAGGCCGGCCGCGCCGAGGAGCTCGCCGCCCTGCCGCTGGACGAGCGTCTCCAGCGCCGCATCATCGACGGCGAGAAGAACGGCCTGGAAGCCGACCTGGATGAGGCCCTCCAGACCCGCCCCGCCCTGGACATCGTCAACGACACCCTCCTGGAGGGCATGAAGGTCGTCGGCGAGCTCTTCGGCTCCGGTCAGATGCAGCTGCCGTTCGTGCTCCAGTCGGCGGAGGTCATGAAGACGGCCGTCGCCCACCTCGAGCCGCACATGGAGAAGACCGACGACGAGGGCAAGGGGACGATCGTCCTCGCGACCGTCCGCGGTGATGTCCACGACATCGGCAAGAACCTGGTCGACATCATCCTGACCAACAACGGCTACAACGTCGTCAACATCGGCATCAAGCAGCCGGTCTCCGCGATCCTCGAGGCGGCGCAGGAGCACAAGGCCGACGTCATCGGCATGTCGGGCCTCCTCGTGAAGTCGACCGTGATCATGAAGGAGAACCTCCAGGAGCTCAACCAGCGCAAGCTGGCGGCCGACTACCCGGTCATCCTCGGCGGCGCGGCCCTGACCCGCGCCTACGTCGAGCAGGACCTCCACGAGATCTACGAGGGCGAGGTCCGCTACGCCCGTGACGCCTTCGAAGGCCTCCGCCTCATGGACGCCCTGATCGCGGTCAAGCGCGGAGTCCCCGGCGCCACCCTGCCCGAGCTCAAGCAGCGCCGCGTCGCCAAGCGGGCCACCACCGCCGTCGAGGTGGAGGAGGCGGAGGAGCCCGGCGGCCGGTCCGACGTGGCCGTCGACAACCCCGTCCCCACTCCTCCCTTCTGGGGGACCCGCGTGGTCAAGGGCATCCCGCTCAAGGACTACGCCTCCTGGCTGGACGAGGGCGCCCTCTTCAAGGGGCAGTGGGGCCTCAAGCAGGCCCGCGCCGGCGGAGCCACGTACGAGGAGCTGGTCGAGAGCGAGGGCCGTCCGCGCCTGCGCGGCCTGCTGGAGAAGCTGCACACCGAGAACCTGCTCGAGGCGGCCGTGGTCTACGGCTACTTCCCCTGCGTCTCCAAGGGCGAGGACCTGATCATCCTCGACGAGGAGGGCAACGAGCGGACCCGCTTCACCTTCCCGCGCCAGCGCCGCGGCCGGCGCCTGTGCCTCGCCGACTTCTTCCGTCCGGAGGAGTCCGGCGAGACCGACGTCATCGGCCTCCAGGTGGTCACCGTCGGCTCGAAGATCGGCGAGGCCACGGCCAAGCTCTTCGAGTCCGACTCCTACCGCGACTACCTGGAGCTGCACGGCCTGTCCGTCCAGCTGGCCGAGGCCATGGCCGAGTACTGGCACGCCCGGGTCCGCGCCGAGCTCGGCTTCGGCGGCGAGGACCCCGACAAGGTCGAGGACATGTTCGACCTCAAGTACCGCGGCGCCCGCTTCTCCCTCGGCTACGGCGCCTGCCCCGACCTGGAGGACCGTGCGAAGATCGCCGACCTCCTCCAGCCGGAGCGGATCGGCGTCCACCTCT